The following nucleotide sequence is from Catillopecten margaritatus gill symbiont.
CAGGATGGAGTTTGCCCAACCACGACCTGCACCTAAGACATCGCCATACGAAAAACCGCCACAGGCGACCAAACCCTTAAAGTCTGACAATGACAAACGACCCGATAGGATGTCGCTCATATGCACATCAACGGCTTCAAAACCTGCTTTGTTAAAGGCGACTGCCATTTCTATTTGTCCGTTGACGCCTTGCTCTCGCAATATTGCCACTTTAGGGCGATGGGTGAGGATGGATGGCGCTTGGTTAATGTCAAAAGTGAGTTTGGTTTGTAAGCCTGCGGTATTTTCTGCGACTAAATCAAATTCTTGTTTGGCACATTCGGGATTATCTCTTAGTTTGGCAATTTCAAAAGAAGTTTTGCTCCACAGTTGCTGTAAAGTGGCACGCTTTTCGCTGTAATTGCCGATGTTAATTGTGTCGGTGGTATTTAGTGTGGCAATCGTGCGAGTGTGGTTTGATAATCCTGCTTTGGATAAGGCGTTGGTTACTGCATCTTTGTTGGCACTGCTCACTTGAATAACACAACCTAATTCTTCGTTGAACAATGTTTCAATGTCGCTTTCCACGATGTCTAAACCACAATGTGAGGCGAATGCCATTTCTAACAAACTAATCAACACTCCCCCATCGCTACGGTCGTGATAAGCAGTAATTAAACCATCTTTATTCAGTTGGTTAATCACAGTGAAGAATGCTTTAAATAAAGCAGAATCATCCATATTCGGTGCAATATCGCCAATCTGATTGTAAACTTGTGCCAAGCACGAGCCACCCATACGATTTTGATTTTTTCCTAAGTCAATTAACAATAATTCACTCTCAATGGTTGTATCCAGTAAAGGGGTGATTTGCACTCTGACATCAGGGGTTTTGGAAAAGGCGGTGATAACTAAAGAGAGTGGAGAGGTGACGGATTTGTCTTTGCCATTTTCTGTCCAAGCACTTTTCATACTCATCGAATCTTTACCCACTGGCACGGTTAAACCGAGTTCTGGACACAAATCCATTCCAACTGCTCGGACTGCTTCAAATAATTTGGCATCTTCGCCTTTATGTCCGCTCGCACTCATCCAATTTGCACTCAAACTAATGTGGTGAATGTCTTCTACATAACCACCCAACATATTCGTCAACGCTTCACCAATCGTCATTCTTGCTGCGGCATTTGCATCACAAAGTGCTAACGGTGCTCGCTCGCCCAATGACATAATCTCACCTTTGTAGCCGTCATAATCTGCAATAGAAATCGCACAATCTGCCACTGGCACTTGCCACGGTCCAACGAATTGGTCGCGTGCCACCATGCCCGTTACACTTCTGTCGCCAATGGTGATTAGGAAGTTTTTACTGGCAACGGTGGGTAGTTGTAATATTCTTGAAATTGCATCATCCAGTTGAATGTTGCTAGTGTCTAAAGCATTGAGTTTAATCGGCTGTGTTACTGCGTCAATTGATGTTTTTGGTGGATTGCCGAGCAGCACTGCCATTGGCATTTCAATGGGATTATTTGCAAATAAATCGTCACTTAAAATCAATTCTTGTTCTTTGGTTGACTCGCCCAAAACAGCAAATGGCGCTCGTTCTCGCGCACAAATATTGCCAAATAATTCAAGGCTTTCATCGGCAATTGCCAGCACATAGCGTTCTTGTGATTCGTTACACCATACTTCTAATGGCGACATTTCTTTGTCATCATTTGGGATATTACGCAGTTTGAATTTAGCGCCTTTACCCGAATCATTCACTAACTCGGGTAAGCCATTTGACAAGCCACCTGCACCAATATCGTGAATAGAAATAATCGGATTTTTATCGCCTAAATTTGCACAGCGGTCAATGACTTCTTGTGCACGGCGCTCCATTTCTGGGTTGGCGCGTTGCACGGAGGCAAAATCTAAATCTTCACTTTGCTCACCACTTTTGATGCTTGACGCCGCGCCGCCACCCAGTCCAATCAACATCGCAGGACCACCCAGCACGATGATTTTACTGCCGACAGGGATAATACCTTTTTCAATGTGTTGTTCTTGAATATGCCCCAAACCCCCTGCCAACATAATCGGCTTGTGGTAACCACGCACATCACCATCTGGGGTTTGTTGCTCGTAAGTTCTGAAATAACCCAGTGTGTTTGGGCGACCAAATTCGTTGTTAAAACTCGCCGCACCAATCGGGCCTTCAAGCATAATATCTAACGCTGATTGAATTTGACTCGGCTTGCCATTATCTACTTCCCACGGTTGAACAGCGCCTTTAATTTTTAGATTAGAAACGCTGAAACCACACAAACCCACTTTTGGTTTTGAGCCTTTTCCCGTTGCCCCTTCATCACGAATTTCACCGCCCGAACCTGTCGCCGCACCTGGGTGTGGGGCAATTGCGGTGGGGTGATTGTGGGTTTCCACTTTCATCAAAATCGCTCGATGCTCGGTTGAATTGACATATTTGCCATTCGCATCCGCATAAAAACGCCCACCTTCATAGCCCGCCATCACCGCCGAGTTATCCGAGTAAACACTCAACAAGCCTTCGGGGTGTTGGTGATAAGTGTTGCGAATCATTGCGAACAAACTGCTCGCCTGCTCTTCGCCATCAATTGTCCAATCAGCATTAAAAATCTTATGGCGACAATGCTCAGAATTTGCCTGTGCAAACATCATTAATTCAATGTCATTTGGATTGCGTTTGAGTTGGGTAAAACTATCGACTAAATACTCAATTTCCCCCGCAGAAAGCGCCAATCCCAAAGTGGCATTAGCACGCTCTAAAGCAGATTTTCCTTCCGCCAAAATATCAACACTGCGGAATGGTTGCGGTTCAAAATCATCAAAAATCGTCTGTGCATCGTCTATTGAAGACAACTCAGATTCTGTCATCTTATCCATCACAATTGCTAAAACTGCTTTTTTATCCGCAATGATTTTATCAAAATGATAAACCACCCCTCGCTCAATTCGTTTCACCTTTTGCAACCCACACAAATGCAAAATATCACTGGCTTTTGACGACCAAGGTGAAATCGTGCCAAGGCGTGGAATAACAACAACTTCCGAGCTGTCGTCTATATCAATGTGCTTTTCGTAATCCAACAATTTTTCCAGCGTTGCCGACTCGCCATTACTTAATGAACTTTCACAATCTGCAAAATGCACAAATTCCGTACCCATCAATTGCACCCCAAGAGGCGACAGTTTTTTATTAAGTGCTTCTTGTTTAAATGCACCGAGTGCTTGAATGTTTTTTATAATTTTAATCATTGTGTTTTTTATCGCTTAAAATATTTTTATTAAGTTTTTGCTCTAATGTCATCTTCGCACTTTTAGCCACCGAGCCGCCTTTTCTAGCAACCACTTTGTTTTCATCTAAACCCATCGGCTGTTCATTTTTACTAATCTCAGTCGTAGAGGCTTCCGCCAACATACCAAGTACCAACTCCAAATTAGTCATATTATCCTTTAATGACTCTTTGTGCAACCCCTTAAATTTTTTATATTCTTGGGTATTCATCTCACTCCAAGAGTGCAAAATTTCATTGGTTAAAATAGCATATTCCAATCCTTCTTTAACGCCTCTTTCCTTCCATTCATCCGTTAATTCTTTACGAATTTCAATAGATTTCAGCCGTTGGTTAATCCATTTTTCATCATAACCTTTTTTCTGATAACTTTGAATAGCACGATTAATAGCCAATTCAGGGTCGTAAATTTCATTAATTCTATCATCACCAACCTTTGCCAGCCAAAGTTTAAATGGCTCGGCTTTAGGCGAAGGAATGGATTGAATTAATCTAAAAATCGTTTTGGTATCAGCAACATCGGTCAAATAGTATTTGCCATCTGTGGATTGTAATTTCAGTTGTCCCATATCTTGGGACAACTGAGACCCTTCCTTGTGCAACTTGGTTTTTAACGCATTCCAATATTTTCGTGGGCGAGGGCTATCGGTTAAAACTTCGATAATATCCACCACCGAAAAATACCATTCTTGTTGATTTTCATCCCAATTTCTACGAATGGATTTATCTTGAAAAATAATGGGCTGGTCTTTTTTTGGTGAGTTATTTGGCATTTTGTAATTGCTTTAATTTACCTTGGTTAAAAAATTGAACCACAAAATGGCATAACTTACAACTGTGCCATCACCTCTTCAGAAATATCAGCATTATGATAAACTTCCTGCGTGTCATCCAAATCTTCTAAACGCTCGATGAGTTTCATAAATTTTTCTGCGTCGCCGAGGTTGAGTTCAATGCGATTAGCAGGCTCCATTGTTACTTCTGAGTGTGAGGCTTCAAAACCTGCGTCAGTCAATGCGTCTTTAACGGTGAAAAAATCTTCGGGGGTGGTGATAACATCGATAGAACCGTCGTCATTGGCAACCACATCTTCAGCACCTGCGTCCAGTGCGGCTTCCATAATAGCATCTTCATCGCCCTTTTCAAAACTGATAAAACCTTGTTTGTTGAATAAATACGCGACTGAACCGTCGGTGCCGAGATTGCCACCGTGTTTGGTAAATGCGTGGCGAACATCAGCCACGGTGCGATTGCGATTATCGGTAAGCGTGTCCACCATTACAGCGGTGCCACCTAAGCCGTAACCTTCATAACGCACTTCGTCATAGTTTTCACCATCAAGGTCGCCAGAGCCTCGTTTAACCGCACTTTCGATGGTGTCGCGTTTCATATTCGCCGCTAAAGCCTTGTCAATGACCATTCTGAGTGAAGGGTTGTTTTCAATCACACCACCACCTTGTTTGGCGGCAATCACAATTTCCTTAATCAATTTGGTAAAAATCTTGCCTCGTTTTGCAT
It contains:
- the purL gene encoding Phosphoribosylformylglycinamidine synthase yields the protein MIKIIKNIQALGAFKQEALNKKLSPLGVQLMGTEFVHFADCESSLSNGESATLEKLLDYEKHIDIDDSSEVVVIPRLGTISPWSSKASDILHLCGLQKVKRIERGVVYHFDKIIADKKAVLAIVMDKMTESELSSIDDAQTIFDDFEPQPFRSVDILAEGKSALERANATLGLALSAGEIEYLVDSFTQLKRNPNDIELMMFAQANSEHCRHKIFNADWTIDGEEQASSLFAMIRNTYHQHPEGLLSVYSDNSAVMAGYEGGRFYADANGKYVNSTEHRAILMKVETHNHPTAIAPHPGAATGSGGEIRDEGATGKGSKPKVGLCGFSVSNLKIKGAVQPWEVDNGKPSQIQSALDIMLEGPIGAASFNNEFGRPNTLGYFRTYEQQTPDGDVRGYHKPIMLAGGLGHIQEQHIEKGIIPVGSKIIVLGGPAMLIGLGGGAASSIKSGEQSEDLDFASVQRANPEMERRAQEVIDRCANLGDKNPIISIHDIGAGGLSNGLPELVNDSGKGAKFKLRNIPNDDKEMSPLEVWCNESQERYVLAIADESLELFGNICARERAPFAVLGESTKEQELILSDDLFANNPIEMPMAVLLGNPPKTSIDAVTQPIKLNALDTSNIQLDDAISRILQLPTVASKNFLITIGDRSVTGMVARDQFVGPWQVPVADCAISIADYDGYKGEIMSLGERAPLALCDANAAARMTIGEALTNMLGGYVEDIHHISLSANWMSASGHKGEDAKLFEAVRAVGMDLCPELGLTVPVGKDSMSMKSAWTENGKDKSVTSPLSLVITAFSKTPDVRVQITPLLDTTIESELLLIDLGKNQNRMGGSCLAQVYNQIGDIAPNMDDSALFKAFFTVINQLNKDGLITAYHDRSDGGVLISLLEMAFASHCGLDIVESDIETLFNEELGCVIQVSSANKDAVTNALSKAGLSNHTRTIATLNTTDTINIGNYSEKRATLQQLWSKTSFEIAKLRDNPECAKQEFDLVAENTAGLQTKLTFDINQAPSILTHRPKVAILREQGVNGQIEMAVAFNKAGFEAVDVHMSDILSGRLSLSDFKGLVACGGFSYGDVLGAGRGWANSILHNPRAKDEFETFFNRNDSFSLGVCNGCQMMSNLTNIIPGSQNWPSFNRNVSEQFEARFSSVKIGKSNSIFLKNMEDSVMPITLAHGEGRAIYTGKARVNNIALQYVDHNANPTQNYPHNPNGSDNAIAGMTNESGQVTIMMPHPERVIRAVQNSHHQKDWDERSPWMRMFENARVWVG
- the yebC gene encoding putative transcriptional regulatory protein YebC; its protein translation is MAGHSKWHNIQHRKGAQDAKRGKIFTKLIKEIVIAAKQGGGVIENNPSLRMVIDKALAANMKRDTIESAVKRGSGDLDGENYDEVRYEGYGLGGTAVMVDTLTDNRNRTVADVRHAFTKHGGNLGTDGSVAYLFNKQGFISFEKGDEDAIMEAALDAGAEDVVANDDGSIDVITTPEDFFTVKDALTDAGFEASHSEVTMEPANRIELNLGDAEKFMKLIERLEDLDDTQEVYHNADISEEVMAQL